One window from the genome of Pelodictyon luteolum DSM 273 encodes:
- a CDS encoding CobW family GTP-binding protein: MLKNIPATIITGFLGSGKTTAINHLLSIKPAKERWAVIINEFGRIGVDSLLASRSGTATIREVPGGCLCCTAGPSFETALNRLIRETKPERILIEPTGIAHPLRVIRTLSEGFYREVLDLKAVICLLDSRNLCSERHTAHPAFMDQLSLADVIVSTKPDLLEACHREALRAYAEKVQPPKTALRETAYGQIELDLLDLPRTSGRTAGTPDAHRHSHPAPCALPDEPGDGGQREWLLLEGRGDGFFTAGWRIGTDFCFDAEMLARFFGNLFSMRVKGVLRCREGWMAFNGVEGELSLRGAPAAGFSRLEVINDLPLAALDLDQQLRCCLKIA; the protein is encoded by the coding sequence GTGCTGAAGAACATCCCCGCCACCATCATCACCGGCTTTCTCGGCTCAGGCAAAACAACCGCCATTAACCACCTCCTTTCGATAAAACCTGCAAAGGAGCGTTGGGCCGTCATCATCAACGAGTTCGGCCGCATCGGCGTCGACAGCCTGCTGGCTTCGCGGTCCGGAACAGCCACCATACGGGAGGTGCCGGGCGGATGCCTCTGCTGCACAGCAGGCCCCTCGTTCGAAACCGCCCTCAACCGGCTCATCCGCGAGACAAAGCCTGAGCGCATCCTCATTGAGCCGACAGGCATCGCCCACCCGCTGCGGGTCATCCGGACCCTCTCGGAAGGGTTTTACCGGGAGGTGCTTGATCTGAAGGCCGTCATCTGCCTTCTCGATTCGAGAAACCTCTGCAGTGAGCGCCATACCGCCCACCCCGCGTTCATGGACCAGCTCAGTCTTGCCGATGTCATCGTCTCCACCAAGCCGGACCTTCTTGAAGCCTGTCACCGTGAGGCCCTCCGGGCATATGCCGAGAAGGTGCAACCCCCTAAAACAGCCCTCAGGGAAACTGCATACGGACAGATAGAGCTTGACCTTCTTGATCTCCCCCGTACCTCCGGCCGGACGGCAGGAACTCCTGACGCCCATCGGCACAGCCATCCCGCCCCGTGTGCCCTTCCGGATGAACCCGGAGATGGCGGTCAACGGGAGTGGCTTCTTCTGGAGGGCAGAGGTGATGGCTTCTTTACGGCCGGGTGGCGCATCGGCACGGATTTCTGCTTCGATGCGGAAATGCTTGCACGTTTTTTCGGTAACCTTTTTTCGATGAGGGTAAAGGGAGTTCTGCGGTGCCGTGAGGGGTGGATGGCTTTCAACGGCGTCGAGGGGGAGCTGTCGCTGAGGGGTGCCCCGGCGGCCGGGTTTTCCCGCCTTGAGGTGATAAACGACTTGCCGCTTGCGGCTCTGGATCTTGATCAACAGCTCAGGTGCTGCCTAAAGATAGCTTAG
- a CDS encoding GNAT family N-acetyltransferase, with protein MTPRIRSAAEGDIEACTRLLEILFSEETEFSPDPLRQENGLRMIIARPDSGRVFVAEIEREIVGMVLLLTTVSTFQGKKVALLEDMVVDPRWRRKGVGALLLDHAIEAAALEGLGRITLLTDECNTEAQAFYRSRGFQPSTMQVFRKMIDESC; from the coding sequence ATGACACCCCGGATCCGAAGCGCAGCAGAAGGAGACATCGAGGCCTGTACGAGGCTGCTCGAAATACTTTTTTCAGAGGAAACAGAGTTTTCTCCCGATCCCCTGCGCCAAGAGAACGGGCTCCGGATGATCATCGCCCGTCCTGATTCCGGCAGGGTGTTCGTTGCCGAGATTGAAAGAGAGATCGTCGGCATGGTGCTCCTGCTCACTACCGTAAGCACGTTTCAGGGTAAAAAGGTTGCACTGCTCGAAGATATGGTGGTCGATCCCCGCTGGCGGAGAAAGGGCGTCGGAGCTCTCCTTCTCGACCATGCAATCGAGGCCGCTGCCCTTGAGGGGCTAGGGCGCATAACCCTCCTCACGGACGAGTGCAACACTGAAGCGCAGGCGTTCTATCGCTCAAGGGGCTTCCAGCCTTCAACGATGCAGGTATTCAGAAAAATGATCGATGAATCGTGCTGA
- a CDS encoding TMEM165/GDT1 family protein produces MDAFWLSLVMIFLAELGDKTQLVALTLATCYNTWTVLWGIFWATLLIHVFSAGIGWFMGDLLPVDWIRFGAGVAFLAFGFWTLRGDHLDDEDSGTCRRTLSPFWLVFATFFMAELGDKTMLSTVTLAATAPFIPVWLGSTVGMVLSDGLAIILGRMLGKKLPEKAVGIGAAVIFFLFGLYSMYEGGAAFPLSIWAAALGLTALIGWLFLRPKPASRSRNQTTGDGSDGSNP; encoded by the coding sequence ATGGATGCGTTCTGGCTCTCTCTCGTCATGATATTTCTTGCCGAACTCGGCGACAAAACCCAGCTGGTCGCTCTCACGCTGGCAACCTGCTACAACACCTGGACGGTACTCTGGGGCATTTTCTGGGCCACGCTCCTCATCCACGTGTTTTCAGCCGGCATCGGCTGGTTCATGGGCGATCTTCTGCCGGTCGACTGGATCCGGTTCGGCGCAGGCGTGGCGTTTCTGGCATTCGGGTTCTGGACCCTTCGGGGCGACCATCTTGACGATGAGGACAGCGGTACCTGCCGACGCACCCTGAGCCCCTTCTGGCTGGTGTTCGCAACCTTCTTCATGGCCGAACTCGGCGACAAGACCATGCTCTCCACCGTAACGCTTGCCGCAACGGCCCCGTTCATACCGGTATGGCTCGGCTCAACGGTCGGTATGGTGCTCTCGGACGGTCTTGCCATCATACTCGGGCGTATGCTCGGCAAAAAGCTCCCGGAAAAAGCCGTCGGCATCGGAGCTGCCGTAATCTTCTTCCTTTTCGGCCTGTACAGCATGTATGAAGGAGGCGCTGCATTCCCGCTCTCAATATGGGCTGCGGCTCTCGGACTCACCGCCCTCATCGGCTGGCTGTTCCTTCGCCCCAAACCGGCCTCCAGATCCCGAAATCAAACCACCGGGGACGGCAGCGATGGCTCCAATCCTTGA
- a CDS encoding ABC transporter ATP-binding protein has translation MAPILEIRDLSFTHEGAQSPIFEHLSLAVEEGSHILLKGASGTGKSSLLRLICRLAAPTSGTILYRGEPITGIAPPKLRSAVGYVAQIPRMMEGSVKENLLLPFTFAANHGLKAPAEDELRRMLSDFYLDDLKLTHPALKLSTGQQQRLALMRTLLLKPDLLLLDEPTSALDALSASMVFTIMERLNTREKKTLITVTHSDYRPSGAHVELYLLRNRTLTRQP, from the coding sequence ATGGCTCCAATCCTTGAAATCCGTGATCTCTCCTTCACCCATGAGGGCGCTCAATCGCCGATTTTCGAGCATCTCTCCCTCGCAGTGGAGGAGGGGAGCCATATCCTCCTGAAAGGGGCATCGGGCACCGGAAAATCGAGCCTGCTCCGCCTCATCTGCCGGCTTGCCGCCCCCACGTCCGGAACCATCCTGTACCGTGGGGAGCCCATCACCGGCATTGCCCCCCCGAAACTCAGAAGCGCCGTCGGCTACGTTGCCCAGATTCCCCGGATGATGGAAGGATCGGTAAAAGAGAACCTCCTCCTTCCCTTCACGTTCGCCGCCAACCATGGACTCAAGGCACCTGCAGAGGACGAACTCCGCCGGATGCTCAGTGATTTTTATCTTGACGACCTCAAGCTCACCCATCCCGCACTGAAACTCTCGACCGGCCAGCAGCAGCGACTTGCCCTTATGCGCACACTCCTGCTCAAGCCTGACCTTCTCCTGCTCGACGAGCCGACCTCTGCACTGGATGCCCTGAGCGCAAGCATGGTGTTTACCATAATGGAGCGGCTCAACACCCGTGAAAAGAAAACCCTCATTACCGTCACCCACAGCGACTATCGTCCTTCCGGTGCCCACGTTGAGCTGTATCTTCTCCGGAACCGCACCCTTACACGGCAGCCATGA